The Sulfitobacter sp. SK011 genome has a window encoding:
- a CDS encoding component of SufBCD complex has translation MDWYQILFELIDMRSFSNLWFWIVLAVVWSTASHWVIGVPYDMVLRARRQGGQAQVDLEDMVRIMVNRMMYIAQLSGLWLLGFGCFGLTMLGLLAFYYNMEFAQAVFLLAFPLSIVGILSISTARLIQLEDAKGERLHKRLLRHRLYTQIIGMVAIFVTALWGMYQNMAIGPLGG, from the coding sequence TTGGACTGGTATCAGATACTTTTTGAACTGATTGACATGCGATCCTTCTCGAACCTGTGGTTCTGGATCGTGCTTGCAGTTGTGTGGTCAACTGCCAGCCACTGGGTGATTGGCGTGCCCTATGACATGGTGTTGCGCGCGCGCAGACAAGGTGGTCAGGCGCAGGTCGACCTTGAAGACATGGTGCGCATCATGGTGAACCGGATGATGTACATCGCCCAGCTGTCGGGCCTGTGGTTACTGGGTTTCGGGTGCTTTGGTCTGACCATGCTGGGGCTTCTCGCATTTTACTACAATATGGAATTTGCACAGGCGGTGTTCTTGCTGGCCTTTCCGCTGTCGATTGTCGGCATTCTGAGCATATCGACCGCGCGGCTGATCCAGCTTGAGGATGCCAAGGGCGAACGGTTGCACAAACGCCTGTTACGGCATCGTCTTTACACCCAGATCATTGGGATGGTTGCGATTTTTGTAACGGCCCTGTGGGGCATGTATCAAAATATGGCAATTGGCCCTCTTGGTGGTTGA
- the hemB gene encoding porphobilinogen synthase translates to MHPVHAPFPAMRLRRTRATPAIRALVRENALSVGDLIWPVFARSGEGIEEPVPSMPGVMRRSVDKVAEAARAAADLGIGAMCVFPYSGLADRTEDCAGAWDPQNPANRAIRAIKAAVPQMAVMSDVALDTYNINGHDGFVEDGIIVNDRTVEALVKMALAQADAGADIIGPSDMMDGRIGAIRNALESAGHSDVMILSYAAKYASAFYGPFRDAVGASGALTGDKKTYQMDPANGDEALRLVARDLSEGADMVMVKPGLPYLDICRRVKDAFGAPTFAYQVSGEYAMIKAASANGWIDEERVMMESLMAFKRAGCDGVLTYFAPDAAKVLSA, encoded by the coding sequence ATGCACCCTGTTCACGCCCCCTTTCCCGCTATGCGTTTACGCCGAACCCGCGCGACCCCCGCCATCCGGGCTTTGGTGCGTGAAAATGCCCTGTCGGTTGGGGATCTGATCTGGCCGGTATTTGCGCGCAGTGGCGAGGGCATTGAAGAACCGGTGCCGTCGATGCCCGGCGTGATGCGGCGGTCCGTGGATAAGGTGGCCGAGGCCGCGCGCGCCGCTGCCGATCTGGGGATCGGGGCGATGTGCGTCTTTCCCTACAGCGGACTTGCCGACCGGACCGAAGATTGCGCCGGGGCCTGGGACCCCCAAAACCCCGCCAACCGCGCGATCCGTGCGATCAAAGCTGCGGTGCCTCAGATGGCGGTGATGAGCGATGTGGCACTGGACACCTATAACATCAATGGCCATGACGGTTTTGTGGAGGATGGTATCATCGTGAACGACCGCACCGTCGAGGCACTGGTCAAGATGGCGCTGGCGCAGGCCGACGCGGGGGCCGATATCATTGGGCCATCGGACATGATGGATGGCCGGATTGGCGCGATCCGCAACGCGCTTGAAAGTGCCGGGCATTCAGATGTGATGATCCTGAGCTATGCCGCCAAATATGCCTCGGCGTTCTATGGCCCGTTCCGTGATGCGGTGGGCGCGTCGGGCGCGCTGACCGGCGACAAGAAAACCTATCAGATGGACCCGGCCAATGGTGATGAAGCGCTGCGTCTTGTGGCGCGCGACCTCAGCGAAGGGGCGGATATGGTCATGGTCAAACCCGGCCTGCCCTATCTCGACATTTGCCGGCGCGTCAAAGACGCATTTGGCGCACCGACGTTTGCCTATCAGGTGTCAGGCGAATACGCGATGATCAAAGCCGCCAGCGCGAACGGTTGGATCGATGAAGAGCGGGTGATGATGGAAAGCCTGATGGCGTTCAAACGCGCTGGCTGCGACGGGGTGCTGACATATTTTGCACCGGACGCGGCAAAAGTATTGTCTGCGTGA
- a CDS encoding adenylyltransferase/cytidyltransferase family protein: MTQIAGRHRVILTYGRFDQFGQNHIRLLRGLAALGDELIVGCASDNFAQLQGHPCLQSFKMRRAMLDKCRFVSRVITEESFEQKHTDVINYNVSVLAIRAAWAGQCDDLRDITQVHYLPDHEEVNAHLGTRHTALA, from the coding sequence GTGACCCAGATTGCAGGCCGACACCGTGTCATTTTGACATACGGTCGCTTTGATCAGTTTGGCCAGAATCACATCAGACTTTTGCGCGGTCTGGCGGCACTTGGGGATGAATTGATCGTTGGTTGCGCCAGCGATAATTTCGCCCAGCTTCAAGGGCACCCTTGTCTGCAGTCTTTTAAGATGCGCCGGGCAATGCTGGACAAATGCCGGTTCGTGTCTCGTGTCATTACGGAAGAGAGCTTTGAACAAAAGCATACCGACGTGATCAACTACAATGTTTCTGTTCTTGCGATACGCGCTGCATGGGCCGGTCAGTGTGATGATTTGCGTGATATTACCCAAGTGCATTACCTGCCGGACCATGAAGAGGTGAATGCCCATTTGGGGACACGCCATACAGCTTTGGCATAA
- a CDS encoding SRPBCC family protein — translation MKRSCLITSTFLAAPLLAVALGAPLSAETSCDATMMSASIAQLSATHATVNTSVLIDAAAADVWATLTDFENMASWSTGTLQTMTGDIKDGGNVVITFIFGVGENGQPNSNEIPHTLIYQEGEKFGWSDPFPEDIGGGRDNHIYRVETCGYQTLFIQSDEVVDNPYATDFVAQLLPMYQIFNAELKAVVEN, via the coding sequence ATGAAACGATCTTGCCTTATCACCTCGACTTTTCTTGCCGCACCGCTGTTGGCGGTTGCGCTAGGTGCGCCGCTGTCCGCAGAAACCTCGTGTGACGCGACCATGATGAGCGCCAGCATCGCCCAGCTGAGCGCGACCCATGCGACGGTGAACACATCGGTTCTCATTGATGCCGCGGCCGCAGATGTATGGGCAACCCTGACGGATTTCGAAAACATGGCAAGTTGGAGCACCGGCACGTTGCAAACCATGACCGGCGACATCAAAGATGGTGGAAATGTGGTGATCACCTTCATCTTTGGTGTCGGCGAAAACGGTCAACCGAATTCGAACGAAATTCCACATACGCTGATCTATCAAGAGGGCGAGAAATTCGGTTGGTCTGACCCTTTCCCGGAGGATATCGGCGGCGGTCGCGATAATCATATCTATCGTGTTGAGACTTGCGGGTATCAGACCTTATTCATTCAATCAGACGAGGTTGTCGACAATCCATATGCCACGGATTTCGTCGCGCAGCTTTTACCCATGTATCAAATTTTCAACGCAGAGCTGAAGGCCGTCGTGGAAAACTGA
- a CDS encoding class I adenylate-forming enzyme family protein — MSEPLQSSPFGPCPSPFNLAAHVLARADDLRDKVALSLLSPDGDQDWTFGAVERAVRGIATGLIRAGFIPGDTLLMRLGNTVDFPLCYLGALAAGMVPVPTSAALTEAEVVKIIDDLNPRAILRDAQVACPAFGCILTVPELQAMWALPAADWHMGDADRLGYIIYTSGTSGKSTAVMHAHRAIWARQMMFDGWYGLRQSDRVLHAGAFNWTYTLGTGLMDPWTIGATALIPAPGTLADDIPALLARHEATIFAAAPGVYRHVLAAQELPPNLPHLRHGLSAGEKMAGTVRAAWEKATGTAVYEAFGMSECSTFISASPSAPATGSTIGRPQPGRLVAIMGDDGPQPADTPGTIAIHRSDPGLMLGYLGAPDQTAARFQGDWFLTGDQGVMDATGQITYLGRNDDMMNAGGFRVSPLEVEAALADAPGVDSIGVCQVQIKPDVFVIAAFYTATAALDEAALHLYARSKLARYKQPRLYVHLPALPLGANGKLLRRSLRAAFEAQNHA; from the coding sequence ATGTCAGAACCCCTGCAATCCAGCCCCTTTGGCCCCTGCCCCAGCCCGTTCAATCTGGCGGCGCATGTGCTGGCGCGGGCGGATGATCTGCGCGACAAAGTTGCCCTGTCACTGCTGTCGCCTGATGGCGATCAGGATTGGACATTCGGTGCGGTCGAGCGTGCGGTGCGTGGCATTGCCACCGGGCTGATCCGTGCGGGGTTTATCCCCGGTGACACCCTGTTGATGCGGCTTGGCAATACCGTTGATTTCCCGCTTTGCTATTTGGGCGCATTGGCCGCCGGCATGGTGCCGGTTCCGACCTCTGCAGCGCTGACAGAAGCTGAGGTGGTCAAGATCATCGACGATCTGAACCCCCGCGCCATTCTGCGGGATGCGCAGGTCGCCTGCCCCGCGTTCGGTTGCATCCTGACTGTGCCGGAGTTGCAGGCCATGTGGGCCTTGCCCGCTGCCGACTGGCACATGGGGGATGCGGATCGGCTTGGCTATATCATCTATACCTCGGGCACATCGGGCAAATCCACGGCTGTGATGCACGCGCACCGTGCCATATGGGCGCGGCAGATGATGTTTGACGGCTGGTATGGCTTGCGCCAATCGGACCGGGTGCTGCACGCAGGCGCGTTCAATTGGACCTATACGCTTGGCACCGGGTTGATGGACCCCTGGACAATCGGGGCAACGGCGCTGATCCCGGCACCCGGCACCTTAGCCGATGACATCCCTGCCTTACTGGCGCGTCACGAGGCGACGATTTTTGCCGCGGCACCGGGTGTGTATCGGCACGTTCTGGCAGCTCAGGAACTGCCGCCAAATTTGCCGCATCTGCGACATGGCCTGAGTGCTGGTGAAAAAATGGCGGGCACCGTCAGGGCAGCTTGGGAAAAGGCCACCGGAACCGCCGTTTATGAAGCCTTTGGCATGTCGGAATGTTCGACCTTTATCTCGGCCAGCCCCAGTGCCCCGGCCACTGGGAGCACGATTGGACGACCGCAACCGGGCCGCCTGGTCGCAATCATGGGCGATGATGGACCTCAGCCCGCAGATACCCCCGGCACCATCGCCATTCACCGCAGTGATCCGGGACTGATGCTGGGCTATCTCGGCGCGCCTGATCAAACTGCGGCACGCTTTCAGGGTGATTGGTTCTTGACGGGCGACCAAGGCGTGATGGACGCAACAGGCCAGATCACGTATCTGGGCCGCAACGATGACATGATGAACGCAGGTGGCTTTCGGGTATCGCCCCTTGAGGTTGAGGCCGCATTGGCAGATGCTCCCGGCGTGGACAGTATCGGGGTCTGTCAGGTGCAGATCAAACCGGATGTGTTTGTGATCGCGGCTTTTTATACCGCCACCGCCGCACTGGACGAGGCCGCCCTGCACCTTTATGCCCGGAGCAAGCTGGCGCGTTACAAACAGCCGCGTCTTTATGTTCACCTGCCAGCGTTGCCCTTGGGTGCCAATGGCAAATTGCTGCGACGGTCCCTCAGGGCCGCATTTGAGGCTCAGAACCATGCGTGA
- a CDS encoding DsbA family protein — protein MREPIKLDVMSDPICPWCYIGKAHLDRALTEHPNHPFVIEWHPFQLNPDMPPEGMDRRAYLEGKFGGKEGAVRAYAPVVEHAKAAGLTINFEAMKRTPNTLNAHRLIHWAGIEGRQTAAVSALFKAYFVDARDIGDVEVLADIADSIEMDAAVTTKLLQTDVDSQDIRDRDAHSRKMGITSVPTFIVAGTHAVPGAQSPELWAQVIAEIAAQQQ, from the coding sequence ATGCGTGAACCGATCAAGCTTGATGTGATGTCCGACCCGATTTGCCCGTGGTGCTATATTGGCAAGGCGCATCTGGACCGCGCACTGACGGAGCACCCCAACCATCCGTTTGTCATTGAATGGCATCCCTTTCAGCTGAACCCCGATATGCCGCCCGAAGGCATGGACAGACGCGCGTATCTGGAAGGGAAATTTGGCGGCAAGGAAGGTGCGGTGCGCGCCTATGCGCCGGTTGTCGAACACGCCAAGGCGGCGGGCCTGACCATCAATTTCGAAGCGATGAAGCGCACGCCAAACACGCTCAATGCCCACCGCCTGATCCATTGGGCGGGGATTGAAGGACGTCAGACAGCGGCGGTATCCGCGCTTTTCAAGGCCTATTTTGTCGATGCCCGTGATATCGGTGATGTCGAGGTTCTGGCAGATATCGCTGACAGCATCGAGATGGACGCCGCCGTCACCACAAAGCTTTTGCAAACGGATGTGGACTCCCAGGACATTCGGGATCGCGATGCGCACAGCCGCAAGATGGGCATCACTTCGGTCCCCACCTTCATCGTTGCTGGCACACACGCCGTCCCCGGTGCGCAATCGCCAGAGCTTTGGGCACAGGTGATCGCGGAAATCGCTGCGCAACAGCAATAA
- a CDS encoding aldo/keto reductase, translating into MSGPTITFPLNSETAIPAVGFGTYLISNDDAELTISSAIAAGYRHIDTASGYRNEETVGAGIKSGLHKEGIARADLFVTAKLWPGNPAWGDAPKTGEQTLEECDASLARLGLDYVDLYLIHAPYGGNMRLEQWRALLELKARGKARSVGVSNFNEGHLDEIKAAGLPMPDANQIELHPWSQKPKLLSYMKAHDIAPIAYSSLVPLSTWRVEKGQDSAKTDDMKADSTAFKAMAEKYGVSEAQLLLRWGVQNGYAVLPKSLNPDRMRQNIDLFSFSIDEADMATMATMDRGEGVAWASGDPSK; encoded by the coding sequence ATGTCTGGACCAACAATCACCTTTCCATTGAACTCTGAGACGGCCATCCCGGCGGTCGGCTTCGGCACCTATCTGATCTCAAACGACGATGCTGAGTTGACGATCAGTTCCGCCATCGCAGCGGGCTACAGGCACATCGACACTGCCTCCGGTTACCGGAACGAAGAAACCGTCGGTGCCGGGATCAAGAGTGGTCTGCATAAAGAAGGCATTGCACGCGCCGATCTGTTTGTGACCGCCAAGCTTTGGCCCGGAAATCCGGCTTGGGGCGACGCGCCCAAGACCGGGGAGCAAACGCTTGAGGAGTGCGACGCAAGCCTTGCGCGTCTTGGATTGGATTATGTGGACCTCTATCTTATCCACGCCCCCTACGGCGGTAACATGCGGCTGGAACAATGGCGTGCCCTGTTGGAACTGAAAGCGCGCGGAAAAGCCCGATCCGTCGGGGTGAGCAACTTTAATGAGGGCCATCTTGACGAGATAAAGGCCGCTGGCTTGCCAATGCCCGATGCCAATCAGATCGAATTGCATCCTTGGTCCCAGAAACCGAAACTGCTTTCCTATATGAAGGCGCACGACATTGCGCCGATTGCCTATAGCAGCCTCGTGCCGCTCTCGACATGGCGGGTCGAAAAAGGGCAGGACAGCGCCAAGACCGACGATATGAAAGCGGATAGCACCGCGTTCAAAGCCATGGCCGAGAAATACGGTGTTTCAGAAGCGCAGCTTCTGCTGCGTTGGGGGGTGCAGAATGGGTATGCCGTGCTGCCCAAAAGCCTGAACCCTGACCGGATGCGACAAAACATCGATCTGTTCTCCTTTTCCATTGATGAGGCCGATATGGCGACAATGGCAACTATGGACCGCGGCGAGGGTGTGGCTTGGGCGTCTGGCGACCCAAGCAAGTAG
- the mfd gene encoding transcription-repair coupling factor, translating into MAEQTKITLSGTPEGYDAKAILDEIAKKGVPVVHVARDDKRMAAMHAALRFFAPDMPVVTFPGWDCLPYDRVSPNADISAQRMATLAGLVHGMPDKYILLTTLNAATQRVPARAILRDAAFSAQVGHRIDEAALRTFLVRMGFVQSPTVMEPGDYAIRGGIIDIYPPGDLGPVRLDLFGDTLDGARRFDPVTQRTTEKLDLIELAPVSEVILDEPAITRFRQNYRIEFGAAGTDDPLYEAISAGRKHQGAEHWLPFFHDDLETLFDYVPGATVTLDDQTTPTRLARWDSIADQYETRRLAMANRSRMDSVYKPSPPEGLYLTDEAWLLATADHRLIQFNPLPQPTGPGVLDTGARIGRNFSPERQQESISLFGALAAHIKAKLQDGPVLIASYSEGARERLTGLIEDEGLAEAIPISNAKRLGKRGLHLAVWALEHGFEAPFGEGQLTVISEQDVLGDRLIRAPKRKRRAENFLTEAQSLTPGDLVVHVDHGIGRYHGMEVITAAGAAHECLVLEYAEKSKLYLPVENIELLSKYGHEEGLLDRLGGGAWQSKKAKLKERIREMADKLIRIAAERALRKAPVLEPPPGMWDAFSARFPYTETDDQLRAIGDVIDDLTSGTPMDRLICGDVGFGKTEVAMRAAFVAAMSGVQVAVIAPTTLLARQHYKSFAERFRGFPINVRQLSRFVSAKDAALTRDGMARGTVDIVIGTHALLAKGIRFQNLGLLVIDEEQHFGVGHKERLKALRTDIHVLTLTATPIPRTLQLSLTGVRDLSIIGTPPVDRLAIRTYVSEFDTVTLREALLREHYRGGQSFYVVPRISDLPEIEEFLKSQLPELSYVVAHGQMAAGELDDRMNTFYDGKYDILLATTIVESGLDIPTANTMVIHRADMFGLAQLYQIRGRVGRSKTRAYAYLTTKPRAKLTATAEKRLRVLGSLDTLGAGFTIASQDMDIRGAGNLLGEEQSGQMRDVGFEMYQSMLEEAIAKIKAGEMEGLSEADDQWAPQINLGVPVLIPEAFVPDLDVRLGLYRRLSSLSTKVELEGFAAELIDRFGKLPREVNTLMLVVRIKAMCKRAGIAKLDGGPKGATIQFHNDKFASPEGLVSFIQDQRGLAKVKDNKIVVRRDWKNDVDKIKGAFAIARDLAEHVIAKEKTIAKRG; encoded by the coding sequence ATGGCTGAACAGACCAAAATCACCCTTTCCGGCACCCCAGAAGGTTATGACGCAAAGGCAATCCTGGATGAGATTGCCAAAAAGGGCGTGCCTGTCGTGCATGTCGCGCGCGATGACAAACGCATGGCGGCGATGCACGCGGCGTTGCGGTTTTTCGCACCTGACATGCCCGTGGTCACATTTCCCGGCTGGGATTGTCTGCCCTATGATCGGGTATCGCCCAATGCCGATATTTCCGCACAACGCATGGCCACGCTGGCCGGGTTGGTGCATGGGATGCCGGACAAATACATCCTGCTGACAACCCTCAACGCCGCAACCCAACGCGTGCCTGCGCGCGCGATCCTGCGCGATGCCGCGTTCAGTGCCCAGGTGGGCCACCGCATTGACGAGGCGGCCTTGCGCACATTTCTGGTGCGGATGGGATTTGTCCAAAGCCCCACGGTGATGGAACCGGGTGATTATGCCATTCGCGGTGGCATCATTGATATCTATCCGCCCGGTGATCTGGGCCCGGTGCGTCTGGATCTATTTGGTGACACATTGGACGGGGCGCGCCGATTTGACCCGGTCACGCAGCGCACCACCGAAAAACTGGACTTGATTGAGCTTGCCCCGGTGAGCGAGGTTATATTGGATGAGCCCGCAATCACCCGGTTTCGGCAGAACTATCGCATTGAATTTGGTGCGGCAGGCACCGATGATCCTCTTTACGAGGCAATCTCGGCGGGGCGCAAACATCAAGGTGCCGAACACTGGCTGCCATTCTTTCACGACGATCTGGAAACGCTCTTTGATTACGTGCCAGGTGCCACGGTCACGCTCGATGATCAGACAACGCCCACGCGGTTGGCCCGCTGGGACAGCATTGCGGATCAATATGAAACTCGGCGTTTGGCGATGGCGAACCGGTCCAGAATGGACAGCGTTTACAAGCCAAGCCCACCCGAAGGTTTATACCTGACCGATGAGGCGTGGTTGTTGGCCACAGCGGACCACCGGTTGATCCAGTTCAACCCATTGCCACAACCCACGGGGCCAGGGGTGTTGGACACTGGCGCGCGGATCGGGCGCAACTTTTCCCCAGAACGGCAACAGGAATCCATCAGCCTTTTTGGGGCCTTGGCAGCGCATATTAAAGCGAAACTTCAAGACGGGCCGGTACTGATTGCCAGCTATTCTGAGGGCGCGCGCGAACGCCTGACCGGGTTGATAGAGGATGAAGGGTTGGCCGAAGCCATTCCGATATCCAATGCCAAACGCCTGGGCAAACGCGGGCTGCATCTGGCGGTCTGGGCGTTGGAACATGGATTTGAGGCACCGTTTGGTGAGGGCCAGCTGACGGTCATTTCCGAACAGGATGTGCTGGGTGACCGCCTGATCCGCGCTCCCAAACGCAAGCGCCGCGCCGAGAATTTCCTGACCGAAGCACAAAGCCTCACACCCGGCGATCTGGTTGTACATGTGGACCACGGCATCGGCCGATACCACGGCATGGAGGTAATCACCGCCGCCGGGGCCGCGCATGAATGTCTGGTGCTTGAATACGCAGAAAAATCCAAGCTTTATCTGCCGGTTGAGAACATCGAACTGCTGTCAAAATACGGCCACGAAGAAGGTCTGCTTGATCGGTTGGGCGGCGGCGCATGGCAGTCGAAAAAGGCCAAGCTCAAGGAACGCATCCGCGAGATGGCCGATAAGCTTATTCGCATTGCTGCCGAACGTGCCCTGCGCAAGGCCCCGGTCTTGGAACCACCGCCCGGCATGTGGGACGCATTCAGCGCGCGTTTTCCTTATACCGAGACCGACGATCAATTGCGCGCCATTGGCGACGTGATTGATGATCTGACCAGCGGCACGCCGATGGATCGACTGATCTGTGGGGACGTGGGATTTGGCAAAACCGAAGTGGCCATGCGCGCCGCGTTTGTCGCGGCCATGTCAGGGGTTCAGGTGGCGGTCATCGCGCCCACGACCTTGCTGGCGCGCCAACATTACAAGAGCTTTGCCGAACGGTTTCGCGGCTTTCCAATCAACGTGCGCCAGCTCAGCCGGTTTGTCAGCGCCAAGGACGCCGCATTGACCCGCGATGGCATGGCGCGCGGCACCGTGGACATCGTGATTGGCACCCATGCGCTGTTGGCCAAAGGCATCCGGTTTCAGAACCTCGGCTTGCTGGTCATCGACGAAGAGCAGCACTTTGGCGTCGGCCATAAAGAGCGCCTCAAGGCATTGCGGACGGACATTCACGTGTTGACCCTGACCGCAACACCAATCCCACGCACCCTGCAACTGAGCCTGACAGGGGTGCGCGACCTCAGCATCATCGGCACACCGCCCGTCGACCGACTGGCGATCCGGACGTATGTCAGCGAATTCGACACCGTGACACTGCGCGAAGCCCTGTTGCGCGAACATTACCGCGGCGGGCAATCATTCTATGTGGTGCCGCGCATCAGTGATCTGCCCGAGATTGAGGAATTCCTCAAATCGCAACTGCCTGAACTGAGCTATGTGGTGGCGCATGGTCAGATGGCGGCGGGTGAACTGGACGACCGCATGAACACCTTTTATGACGGTAAATATGACATCCTGCTGGCCACCACGATTGTTGAATCCGGCCTCGATATCCCCACAGCGAACACGATGGTCATACACCGCGCCGATATGTTTGGTCTTGCACAGCTCTATCAGATCCGGGGCCGGGTAGGGCGCTCCAAAACCCGCGCCTATGCCTATCTGACCACCAAACCACGGGCAAAACTGACCGCCACCGCCGAAAAGCGTCTGCGGGTGCTGGGCTCACTTGATACCTTGGGGGCCGGGTTCACCATCGCATCGCAGGACATGGACATTCGCGGGGCCGGAAATCTGCTGGGTGAAGAACAATCAGGCCAGATGCGCGATGTTGGCTTTGAAATGTATCAAAGCATGCTGGAAGAAGCGATTGCCAAGATCAAAGCGGGCGAAATGGAGGGCCTGAGCGAAGCAGATGATCAATGGGCCCCGCAGATCAATCTGGGTGTGCCGGTGTTGATCCCCGAGGCATTCGTCCCCGATCTGGATGTCCGGCTTGGCCTTTACCGCCGCCTGAGCAGCCTAAGCACCAAGGTCGAGCTGGAAGGTTTCGCGGCCGAATTGATTGACCGCTTTGGCAAGCTGCCACGCGAGGTGAACACATTGATGTTGGTGGTGCGGATCAAGGCGATGTGCAAACGCGCCGGCATTGCAAAACTGGATGGTGGGCCGAAGGGGGCCACGATCCAGTTTCACAACGACAAATTCGCATCACCCGAAGGGTTGGTGTCGTTCATTCAGGATCAACGTGGTTTGGCAAAGGTCAAAGACAACAAGATTGTCGTGCGCCGGGACTGGAAGAACGATGTCGACAAGATCAAAGGCGCATTTGCCATCGCCCGTGATCTGGCAGAGCACGTGATTGCCAAGGAAAAGACGATCGCAAAGCGCGGATAA
- a CDS encoding MFS transporter — translation MIAMLFATIAFSMDAMLPALPEIAAELAPDMAQRAPLILTAFFLGMGIGTFVAGPLSDAYGRRTVVFVGLAIYIISAAVAWYSSTLEIMLIARIFQGLGASGPRVVSAAIIRDLFVGREMARIISFVMLVFTLVPVLAPAIGALIISVSGWRGIFLAFIIFAVTIAGWMAIRLPETLPVERRRPLRLRLMWVAVVEIFSHPTVRISILVQTLAMSMLIITLMLVQPIYSQVFDRSTSFPFWFGGIALVAGSASIINALLVVRYGMRRLVTITLGAQILLSGAMLMFSLASLTEPYGFVAFVVWQTCLFFQAGLTLGNLNAIAMEPMGHIAGMAASVTGAFSTVIAALVVVPISALFDGTTTPLVMSVLFMAAVGFALMLQMGRVEAQQTSNAA, via the coding sequence ATGATCGCAATGCTGTTTGCGACCATAGCATTCTCGATGGATGCAATGTTGCCTGCACTGCCTGAAATCGCGGCAGAACTTGCCCCTGATATGGCGCAACGCGCGCCGTTGATCCTCACGGCATTCTTTCTGGGCATGGGTATCGGGACGTTCGTCGCAGGCCCGCTTTCCGATGCATATGGACGGCGCACAGTCGTTTTTGTCGGTCTTGCAATTTACATCATCTCTGCGGCCGTTGCTTGGTACAGTTCCACCCTTGAGATCATGCTGATTGCCCGCATCTTTCAGGGGCTGGGCGCATCCGGCCCGCGGGTCGTGTCCGCCGCGATCATTCGCGATCTGTTTGTAGGGCGTGAAATGGCGCGGATCATTTCGTTTGTGATGCTGGTCTTTACGCTGGTTCCTGTGCTTGCACCGGCGATTGGGGCGCTGATCATTTCCGTATCCGGGTGGCGCGGTATTTTTCTGGCGTTTATCATCTTTGCGGTGACAATTGCTGGTTGGATGGCCATCCGCCTGCCTGAAACCTTGCCGGTCGAGCGCCGTCGCCCGCTCAGGTTGCGCCTGATGTGGGTTGCTGTGGTCGAGATTTTCAGCCACCCCACCGTGCGGATATCCATTCTGGTGCAGACACTTGCGATGTCGATGCTGATTATCACACTGATGCTGGTGCAACCGATCTATTCTCAGGTCTTCGACCGCTCCACCAGCTTTCCGTTTTGGTTCGGCGGCATCGCCCTTGTGGCGGGCAGCGCCAGTATCATCAACGCGCTGCTTGTTGTCCGCTATGGCATGCGTCGGTTGGTAACGATCACGCTGGGGGCGCAAATCCTGTTGTCCGGGGCGATGCTGATGTTCAGCCTTGCAAGCCTGACAGAGCCTTATGGCTTTGTGGCATTTGTGGTCTGGCAGACCTGTCTGTTCTTTCAGGCCGGACTGACCTTGGGCAATCTGAATGCCATCGCGATGGAACCGATGGGCCATATCGCTGGCATGGCGGCGTCGGTCACGGGGGCTTTCTCAACAGTCATTGCCGCCTTGGTGGTTGTGCCAATCAGCGCATTGTTCGATGGCACCACAACGCCTTTGGTCATGTCGGTGCTGTTTATGGCAGCGGTCGGTTTTGCACTCATGCTGCAGATGGGCCGCGTGGAGGCGCAGCAAACCTCAAATGCAGCGTAA